From Motacilla alba alba isolate MOTALB_02 chromosome 20, Motacilla_alba_V1.0_pri, whole genome shotgun sequence, the proteins below share one genomic window:
- the SNAI1 gene encoding zinc finger protein SNAI1 has product MPRSFLVKKHFSASKKPNYSELESQAVLAAPLLYETCPLPVIPPPEVLGPGAYYPPLVWDAGLLSSLFPGGPGSEAAGGAAPALDLTALSSEEDEGKSSGPPSPASAPAAAERFRCAQCAKAYSTFAGLSKHKQLHCDAQARKSFSCKYCEKEYVSLGALKMHIRSHTLPCVCKMCGKAFSRPWLLQGHIRTHTGEKPFSCTHCNRAFADRSNLRAHLQTHSDVKKYQCKTCSRTFSRMSLLHKHEETGCSGSR; this is encoded by the exons ATGCCGCGCTCGTTCCTGGTGAAGAAGCACTTCTCGGCCAGCAAGAAGCCCAACTACAGCGAGCTGGAGAGCCAGGCCG TGCTGGCCGCCCCGCTGCTGTACGAGACGTGCCCGCTGCCCGTCATCCCCCCGCCCGAGGTGCTCGGCCCCGGAGCCTACTACCCTCCGCTGGTGTGGGACGCGGGGCTGCTGTCCAGCCTGTTCCCGGGCGGCCCGGGCAGCGAGGccgcgggcggcgcggcccccgCCCTGGACCTGACGGCGCTCTCCAGCGAGGAGGATGAAGGCAAGAGCTCGGGGCCCCCCAGCCCGGCCtcggcccccgccgccgccgagcGCTTCCGCTGCGCCCAGTGCGCCAAGGCGTACTCCACCTTCGCCGGGCTCTCCAAGCACAAGCAATTGCACTGCGACGCCCAGGCCAGGAAATCCTTCAGCTGCAAGTACTGTGAGAAGGAGTACGTGAGCCTGGGGGCTCTCAAGATGCACATCCGGAGCCACACGCTGCCCTGCGTCTGCAAGATGTGCGGGAAGGCCTTCTCCcggccctggctgctgcagggccacaTCCGCACGCACACTG GTGAAAAGCCCTTTTCCTGTACACACTGCAACCGGGCCTTTGCTGACCGCTCTAATCTCCGCGCCCACCTGCAGACCCATTCAGATGTAAAGAAGTACCAGTGCAAAACCTGCTCCCGGACTTTCTCCCGCATGTCGCTGCTCCACAAGCACGAGGAGACGGGCTGCTCCGGCTCTCGCTGA